From Antedon mediterranea chromosome 9, ecAntMedi1.1, whole genome shotgun sequence, a single genomic window includes:
- the LOC140059207 gene encoding uncharacterized protein isoform X1 has translation MATDFDLDIVNVSTWYDKHNLFRQLKVLYKDLITVTNIDKARKTIDLLNELRKCGRLSSDNLALLYQTIKVTEQFGIINLLQHSFLEVQKVEITKFTLYRLQIVNFGNVLRQTDIEKIDALYNGSALKNYKDAWSLIMDLEQRQILCEEKLEEFIDNLKKIGLDSTVKLLNKDGSATEAVQLTLKRKLDTEGSEKSVAHCSDTPIMYARLPKCVKLDQVEEERIGEDVKSEAGKIERYLLQKQKKFCSQASRFTPAIMRIRYKVDISQMFTDMELLKQTESNQGSKATTIKEVVDVIKSTPGCKALIDGEGGIGKTTILRHLSYNWATGQSINVFEGKIVFLLSVRDLEKDDDILDLIVKQQNMEDFNLDTDLPEDPKLIKRFIKRHENKIVLLIDGLDELRFENQSIISIFKRDKLEQCTVILTSRPENIDEFISECNVHVRVNGFNEESIRNYIDKHFEYFKNPQVGKSLRQELLGWQQKHPEAYSMCKNPMLLLSICILWEDNQSLPTDNADLFKEIFRSILNQFNRQEKVQKISQFQSTPVKYVNAMILLGKCMYNSLKINRLSITKNDLNTHANKDMVEMALKLGFVYEEAPISKSNFENIFMPPHKLIVESLVGFYLCKLCVSENMENECSDVRKLLTPLYESEWEVIRESEYLKGAREFAIGFLGPKVDSFLKHWITNQLSTYRSLPSNLKFVKGQHEDAVVNELIDNLTSKDLKIKEHLEDISTSIRMFIDHISPGVHCAGHFIRLIKQLHLMECTNVSLNLFCSMMASDCKGRVIAHILGINANKKVTIKNLSGDVMNQMIRECSNRGVLLALNTFDIRENTLGNIDGTLLGSLLILSPNLWRLDMRNCNLSGNIMNHMIRECSRRGVQLTLESIVLSRNNLSNIDGTLLGSLLIMSPKMRGFEMSDCN, from the exons ATGGCAACAG ATTTTGATCTTGATATAGTGAATGTTTCAACTTGGTATGATAAACACAACCTCTTCAGACAGCTGAAAGTTTTATATAAAGATTTAATTACAGTAACAAATATAGACAAAGCCCGTAAAACGATAGACTTACTGAATGAATTAAGGAAATGTGGACGTTTAAGTTCTGACAATCTTGCGCTACTTtaccaaacaataaaagtaACAGAGCAGTTTGGTATCATAAATCTTCTCCAACATTCTTTCCTCGAAGTTCAAAAAGTTGAAATTACAAAGTTTACATTATATCGACTACAAATTGTAAATTTTGGAAATGTACTGCGACAGACGGATATTGAAAAAATTGATGCACTGTACAATGGTAGTGCGTTAAAGAATTACAAAGATGCTTGGAGTTTGATTATGGATTTGGAACAAAGACAAATACTTTGTGAGGAAAAACTGGAAGAATTTATTGATAATCTAAAGAAGATTGGACTGGATTCAACGGTAAAACTTCTCAATAAAG ATGGTTCAGCTACAGAGGCAGTGCAACTTACATTAAAACGCAAATTAGACACGG AGGGATCAGAGAAATCAGTAGCGCATTGTTCAGATACACCGATAATGTACGCCAGATTACCAAAATGTGTTAAATTAGACCAAG tggAAGAAGAAAGAATTGGAGAAGATGTTAAATCAGAAGCAG GAAAGATAGAAAGATATTTGCttcaaaaacaaaagaaattttgCAGCCAGGCCAGTAGATTTACACCAGCAATAATGCGTATTAGATACAAAGTTGACATTTCACAGATGTTTACTGATATGGAACTACTCAAACAAACTGAAAGCAATCAAGGAAGCAAAGCAACAACAATAAAAGAAGTGGTAGATGTTATCAAATCAACACCTGGGTGTAAAGCTCTTATTGATGGCGAGGGAGGTATTGGTAAGACTACTATATTGAGGCATTTATCATACAACTGGGCTACTGGCCAATCAATTAATGTATTTGAaggtaaaattgtatttcttttgaGTGTAAGGGATTTAGAAAAAGATGACGACATTCTAGATCTGATTGTAAAGCAACAGAATATGGAAGACTTTAATTTAGACACAGATCTCCCAGAAGAtccaaaattaattaaaagattCATAAAGAGACATGAgaataaaattgttttgttgatcGACGGATTAGATGAATTAAGATTTGAGAACCAAAGCATAATTAGTATTTTCAAAAGAGATAAGTTAGAACAATGTACTGTGATACTTACGTCACGACCAGAGAACATTGATGAATTTATCTCGGAGTGTAATGTGCATGTAAGAGTAAATGGATTTAACGAAGAGagcataagaaattatattGACAAACATTTTGAGTATTTTAAAAATCCTCAAGTAGGAAAATCTCTAAGACAGGAATTATTGGGTTGGCAACAAAAACATCCAGAAGCATATTCAATGTGCAAAAACCCAATGTTACTACTTTCAATCTGTATTCTGTGGGAAGACAATCAAAGTCTTCCTACTGATAATGCTGacctttttaaagaaatatttcgtAGTATTTTGAATCAGTTCAACAGACAAGAAAAGGTTCAAAAGATTTCTCAATTTCAAAGCACTCCTGTAAAATATGTCAATGCTATGATTTTGTTAGGTAAGTGTATGTATAATAGCTTAAAGATAAATCGactttcaataacaaaaaatgaTTTGAATACACATGCTAACAAAGATATGGTTGAAATGGCCTTAAAACTTGGATTTGTATACGAAGAAGCACCAATCtcaaaatcaaactttgaaaacatttttatgcCTCCTCACAAGTTGATAGTAGAGTCATTGGTGGGATTTTACTTGTGCAAATTATGTGTAAGTGAAAATATGGAAAATGAATGCTCAGATGTAAGAAAATTACTTACACCATTGTATGAAAGTGAGTGGGAGGTAATAAGAGAAAGTGAGTATTTAAAGGGAGCGAGAGAGTTTGCAATTGGTTTCCTTGGTCCTAAAGTTGATTCATTTTTAAAGCACTGGATAACAAAtcagttgtcaacatatcgatCTCTTCCGAGTAATTTAAAGTTTGTTAAAGGACAACATGAAGACGCTGTGGTAAATGAATTAATCGATAATTTGACCAGCAAAgacttaaaaataaaagaacacCTGGAAGACATATCTACCTCCATTAGGATGTTTATTGATCACATTAGTCCAGGAGTACACTGTGCTGGGCATTTTATACGTCTAATTAAACAACTTCATTTGATGGAATGTACTAATGttagtttgaatttattttgtaGCATGATGGCATCGGATTGCAAGGGGAGAGTTATTGCACACATTTTAGGGATTAATGCTAATAAAAAAGTTACAATTAAGAATCTCTCAGGTGACGTAATGAATCAAATGATCAGAGAGTGTTCAAATAGAGGAGTTCTATTAGCACTAAATACGTTCGATATCAGGGAAAATACTCTTGGGAACATTGATGGCACTTTACTGGGGTCTTTATTGATTTTGTCTCCTAATCTATGGAGGCTTGACATGCGTAACTGTAATCTATCAGGTAACATAATGAATCACATGATAAGAGAATGTTCAAGAAGAGGAGTTCAATTAACATTAGAATCAATCGTTCTCAGTAGAAACAATCTCAGCAAcattgatggtactttactgggtTCTTTATTAATCATGTCTCCTAAGATGAGGGGTTTTGAAATGAGTGATTGCAATTAA
- the LOC140059207 gene encoding uncharacterized protein isoform X2, producing MATDFDLDIVNVSTWYDKHNLFRQLKVLYKDLITVTNIDKARKTIDLLNELRKCGRLSSDNLALLYQTIKVTEQFGIINLLQHSFLEVQKVEITKFTLYRLQIVNFGNVLRQTDIEKIDALYNGSALKNYKDAWSLIMDLEQRQILCEEKLEEFIDNLKKIGLDSTVKLLNKDGSATEAVQLTLKRKLDTEGSEKSVAHCSDTPIMYARLPKCVKLDQVEEERIGEDVKSEAGKIERYLLQKQKKFCSQASRFTPAIMRIRYKVDISQMFTDMELLKQTESNQGSKATTIKEVVDVIKSTPGCKALIDGEGGIGKTTILRHLSYNWATGQSINVFEA from the exons ATGGCAACAG ATTTTGATCTTGATATAGTGAATGTTTCAACTTGGTATGATAAACACAACCTCTTCAGACAGCTGAAAGTTTTATATAAAGATTTAATTACAGTAACAAATATAGACAAAGCCCGTAAAACGATAGACTTACTGAATGAATTAAGGAAATGTGGACGTTTAAGTTCTGACAATCTTGCGCTACTTtaccaaacaataaaagtaACAGAGCAGTTTGGTATCATAAATCTTCTCCAACATTCTTTCCTCGAAGTTCAAAAAGTTGAAATTACAAAGTTTACATTATATCGACTACAAATTGTAAATTTTGGAAATGTACTGCGACAGACGGATATTGAAAAAATTGATGCACTGTACAATGGTAGTGCGTTAAAGAATTACAAAGATGCTTGGAGTTTGATTATGGATTTGGAACAAAGACAAATACTTTGTGAGGAAAAACTGGAAGAATTTATTGATAATCTAAAGAAGATTGGACTGGATTCAACGGTAAAACTTCTCAATAAAG ATGGTTCAGCTACAGAGGCAGTGCAACTTACATTAAAACGCAAATTAGACACGG AGGGATCAGAGAAATCAGTAGCGCATTGTTCAGATACACCGATAATGTACGCCAGATTACCAAAATGTGTTAAATTAGACCAAG tggAAGAAGAAAGAATTGGAGAAGATGTTAAATCAGAAGCAG GAAAGATAGAAAGATATTTGCttcaaaaacaaaagaaattttgCAGCCAGGCCAGTAGATTTACACCAGCAATAATGCGTATTAGATACAAAGTTGACATTTCACAGATGTTTACTGATATGGAACTACTCAAACAAACTGAAAGCAATCAAGGAAGCAAAGCAACAACAATAAAAGAAGTGGTAGATGTTATCAAATCAACACCTGGGTGTAAAGCTCTTATTGATGGCGAGGGAGGTATTGGTAAGACTACTATATTGAGGCATTTATCATACAACTGGGCTACTGGCCAATCAATTAATGTATTTGAag CATGA